The Bombus terrestris chromosome 16, iyBomTerr1.2, whole genome shotgun sequence genome includes a region encoding these proteins:
- the LOC100650264 gene encoding ARL14 effector protein, translated as MDSGNSNSSETPSHPLVESTPPTQRRTRGSRQKAVDSVTKKFLRNFDPEHSEREKRKLHRRLYQGNKRHALYNENGIYIQTGDDLCDCLNLNCAGCHLPCIKCSSPKCSHECRNNRKWTYESIENEGSDMIIRNPLLKES; from the exons ATGGATTCAGGAAACTCGAATTCTAGTGAAACACCCTCGCACCCGCTGGTAGAATCTACTCCACCTACTCAACGA AGAACTCGAGGATCACGTCAGAAAGCAGTAGACAGCGTGACGAAAAAATTCCTGCGAAATTTCGATCCAGAACACAGTGAAAGGGAGAAACGAAAGCTTCATAGACGACTATACCAAGGCAACAAAAGACACGCTTTGTACAACGAGAATGGCATATATATCCAAACAGGAGATGATTTGTGTGACTGTTTAAATTTGAATTGCGCTGGATGTCATCTTCCGTGCATCAAATGTTCTTCGCCAAAGTGTAGCCACGAATGCAG GAATAATCGCAAGTGGACGTACGAGTCAATAGAAAATGAAGGCAGCGATATGATCATAAGAAATCCTTTATTAAAAGAATCTTGA